The following DNA comes from Holophagaceae bacterium.
GACCGCCGAGATCACGGATGGAGCCGTATCGGATGCCTGGTGTTCCGGGACCATGTACCGGGGCATCGAGAAGATCCTCATCGGCCGCGGCCCCATGGACGGCCTCGTCATCACGCCGAGGATCTGCGGCATCTGCAGCACGAGCCACCTGACCGCCGCGGCCAAGGCGCTCGACTGCATCACTGGAACGGAGCCGCCTCCGGACGCCGTCCGGATGCGGAACGTGCTCCTCATGGCCGAACATATCCAGAGCGATCTGCGGCACACCTTCCTGACCTTCACGGCCGACTTCACGAACCCGGCCCACGCGGGCATGGATGGCTATGCCGAGGCGGTGAAGCGGTACGAGCCCCTGAAGGGAGAAACGGTCCTCGAGGTGATGCGTGAGACCTCGAAGCTGCTGGAGATCATCGCCATCATCGGCGGCCAATGGCCGCATTCGTCGTTCATGGTGCCAGGGGGCATCGTCTCGGCGCCCAGCGCCCGGAACCGCCAGCAATGCCGGATGATCCTGCGGCATTTCCGCGAATGGTACGAACGCCGGATCCTGGGATGTCCTATCGAGCGCATCCAGGAGCTTGGCTCCTCGGCGGATCTGGATGCCCTCCTGGAACAGGTATCTTCGGGACGGAATAGCGACCTGGGTTGCTTCGCTGCGTTTTCCCGATCCCTGGGGCTTCAGGGCATCGGCCGGGGCCCCGGCGCGTTCCTGTGCTACGGCGCCCTGGAATTGCCCAACGGCACCGCAGTCAAAGGGGCCCAGGAAGGCCCGTTCCTGATCCCGGCGGGTTTCGCCCGGAACGGCCAGTCCGTTGGCTTCGACCAGGTCCATGTGGCTGAACATGTGGCGCACTCCTGGTACGAGGACTACGAGGGCGGCCTCCATCCTGCCATCGGCGAGACCCGGCCCTACGCGAGCGGCTACGAGGCTGGAAAGTATTCCTGGGCCAAGGCTCCCCGCTACGACGGATGCCCCGCGGAGACAGGTCCACTGGCAGAGATGGTCATGGCGGGCAGGCCCCTGTTCAAAGACCTCCTGGCACAATCAGGCCCCAGCGCCTTCGTCCGGCAATTGGCCAGGCTCCTCCGCCCCGCCTGGCTGATCCCGGCGCTGGACGCTTGGCTGGCGGAAGTCTCCGGGGAGGAGGGCTTCTACAAATCCCCGGAAGGAATCCAGGATGGGGAGGGTTTCGGCCTGACCCAAGCCTCCCGGGGGGCCCTGGGGCACTGGCTCCGCATCAGGAACGGGGCCATCGACCACTACCAGATCATCTCGCCCACAGGCTGGAACGCCTCACCGAGGGACTCCGCCGGCATTCGAGGACCCATCGAGGAAGCCCTGCTTGGAACCCCAGTGGCCGACCCCGAAAACCCGGTTGAATTGGGATTCGTTGTCCGTTCCTTCGATGTCTGCCTCGTGTGCACCGTGCATGCCCTCCACCGCGGCGGCCGGTCCACGCTGCGGACGATGAGACCCTGACGTGAAACGCATCATCTGCATCGGGAATGCATTCCAGGATGGCGACTCCGCCGGGGCCCGGGTTCTGGCGCGGCTGGCGGAGGCAGGCCTGCCCGAGGATGTCGAGGTGGTGGACGGCGGGCTGCGGGACCTCGATTTGTTGGGGCTGGTGGAAGGTTCGGAACGGGTGGCTTTCGTGGATGCGGTTTCCGGATTCGCTCCTCCGGGGGCTGTCATCCAACTGGAAGGCGCTTCCCTCGGCAAGGCGGGCGTGGACGTCTTCGGCCACGGAGGCGGATTCTCCTATTTCCTCGGAGCCCTGCCGGGGCTCCTCGGGACCCCCGTTCCTTATTGCCTGGTGGGTCTGGAATCGCCGTTCACTGAAGGATCCATCGAGGTGGCGGCGCGGTGCGCCCTGGCTTTCGCCTCCCAGCCGCCCGCGGCCTGTTCCGGCGCTCCGGGCCCGGAGAGGTGGTGACCATGGACGCTGCGAGGTCCGCGGAACACCTGTTCGCAGAGAACCTGATGCTGGCGAACGAGGTCCAGGTGGCCCACCAGGCCTCCGAGATCGCCGCGCAACTGGTGGTTGAGCAGTTTGTCGAGATGGAAAGGGCCCATCGCCGCCTGGAAGACATGGTCGCCCGGGAACGGGGCCTCAAGGACCGGCTGGAAAAGCTGGACGCCATCGTGAAATCGATCAACCAGAAGGTGGATTTCGAGGGGCTTCTCTGCGCGATCCTGGAGGAGGCGCGCGTCATCCCGGGCGTGGAGACCGCCGCGGTCCTGGTGCTGGATCCGGCCCGGGGCGTCTTCCGTTTCATGGCGAGCCTGGACTGGGAGACGGAACGGGAGGCCCTGGAAGGCATCGAACTGACCCTCCAGGAGGCGGAAGAGCGGTATGTCCTGGGTTCCGTCGAGGCCAGCGAAGACATCTTCCTGGTCCGGAACGTTACGGGCCGGACGGCGCAGGAGAAGATGCTCCACCTAGGCCTCCCCGAGTCGATGATGGCCACGCGGATCCGCATCGACGGCCGGGCCGAGGCCTATTTCATCTTCGACAACAAGCAGGATCCAGAGGCCTTCGGCCCCGATGCGGTGGCCCTCATGAAGGATCTCCAAGGGCATTTCGTCTCCGCCTTCATCAAGGCCCGGACCACGGACCTCCTGAAGCGCTCGCTGCGCGAGACCAACGAGTCCAGGGAAAGGGCCGAGGTCGCCACCCGCTCGAAGAGCGAGTTCCTGGCGAACATGAGCCATGAGATCCGGACCCCCATGAACGCCATCCTCGGATTTGCCGGGCTGGCCCTGAAGCAGGACCTCAATCCAAAGCTGAGAGACTACCTCGAGAAGATCGCGGCCTCCGGGCACCACCTGCTGGGCATCATCAACGACATCCTGGACTTTTCCAAGATCGAGGCGAACAAGCTGGAGCTGGAATCCGTGCCTTTCCATCTCCTGGATGTGCTCAGCCAGGTGGCGGACATGTTCTCGCAGAAGGCCGCCGAGAAGGACCTCGAGCTGATCGTGGGCGCCGCTCCCGAAGTCCAGGACTGGCTGGTGGGCGATCCATTGAGGCTCGGGCAGGTCCTGGTGAACCTGATGAGCAATGCCATCAAATTCACGCGGGAAGGGCATATCCGGTTGAAGGTCGAGGTGGCCGGCCGCATGGAGGGCCGGATCCGCCTGCGCTTCCTTGTGGAGGATTCGGGCATCGGCATGACTCCGGAACAAATGTCCAAACTCTTCCAGGCTTTTTCCCAGGCTGATTCCTCGACCACCCGGGAATTCGGCGGAACAGGGCTGGGCTTGAGCATCTCCAAGCGGCTGGTCGAGAAGATGGGCGGGGAGTTCGCCGTGGCCAGCCGGCCTGGAAGCGGCAGCACGTTCACCTTCACAGGCGTGTTCCCCATCTCCCAGGTGCCCGGTTCGGTGGTCCGCAAGGCTCCGGAAGATGTCCAGGGCCTGCGTGTGCTGGTGGTGGATGATTCGGCGCTCGCGCGGGAAATGCTGGAGGAGCAGCTCCACAGCTTCGGGTTCCGGGCCACCTCGGCCGGGTCCGGCGAGGCCGCCTTGAAGGAGCTGGAAACAAAACCCTTCGACCTGGTCCTCATGGACTGGAAGATGCCCGGCCTGGATGGCATCGAAACCACCCGCCGGATGAAGGACGATCCACGCCTGGCGGAGATTCCCGAAGTGATCATGGTGACCGCCTTCGGCCGCGAGGAAGTGATGAGGGCCGCGGAAAAAACGGGCATCCGCGCCTTCCTCATCAAGCCCGTGAACCCCTCGCTGCTGCTGGATTCGATCCTGGAAGTCCTGGGGCGGCAGGCCATCAGCTCCATGAAGGGGCCGGACCAGGCGGCCGTTTCCTCCGCCGAGAAGCGCATCGCAGGAGCCCATGTGCTCCTGGCGGAGGACAACCCCATCAACCAGCAGGTCGCCATGGAGATCCTGGAAAGCGCCCATGTCCGGGTGGACATCGCTTCCAGTGGCGTCGAGGCGGTCCGCATGGTGGACCAGAAGCGCTACGACGCGGTGCTCATGGACATCCAGATGCCGGAAATGGACGGCTACGAGGCGACGGCGCACATCCGCGAAAAGAACCGGCACGCGGACCTGCCCATCATCGCCATGACCGCCCACGCCATCGCGGGCTACCGCGAGGAGTGCCTCGCCGCGGGCATGAACGACTACCTCACCAAGCCCATCGAACCCCAGCGCCTCTATGAAACCCTGGCCCTATGGATCCAGGAGGGCGCGCGGCAGTTGGGGGAAGGCGTGGATGCGCGCCCGGTGGCGGACCCCGGCACTTGCGCGGCGCCGGCGAGGCCGCCCACCACCAGGTTCTGCCCGCCCTCCCTGGAGCCCCTCCTGCCGCTGATGGACGTGTCCCAGGCCATGGGCCGCATGAACGGCAAGGAAGCCCTGCTGCTCGGCATCCTGCAGGGCTTTGTGGCGGAACTTCCGCGCCCCGAGGAGGCCATCGCCAGGGCCGTCGAAGCCGGGGATGCGGATGCGGGTTTCCGGCGGGCCCACACCCTGAAGGGCGTCGCGGCCAATCTCGCCCTGGCCCAGGTGGCCGAAGCCGCTGGGGAGCTCGAAGGCCTGCTGCGGACCGGTTCCTGCGAGGGCTGTGCGGAGCCCCTGGCCCGGCTGGATGAAGCCATGGCGGGCTTCCGCGAGCTGGCGGGCCCTCTGCTTGCCCTGCGGCCGCCCACTGTGGCGCCGGAAGGCAAGTCCGGGGAGGCCGATCCGAGGAGGGTCCTCCAACTCCTGCTGGAACTCGATGCGCTGCTGAAGAAGAACAGCTACGAGGCCAAAGCGTCCTTGGCGCGGCTGGGCCCCATCCTGCTCGCCGAAGGGACCCAGGAGTCCTTGGATTCCATCCAGGCCCATGTGGCCCGCATGGACTTCCGCGGGGCCCGCGAAGCCCTCCAGCCGTTGATTGACGCCTGGCGGCTTTCGGCCGCGTCCCCCGAACCTGCTCCCACCGACCCGCCCGCGAGGTAGACCCATGAGCATCGATGCCCCAGTCCCCAATCAGCGCGGCCGGGTCCTGGTGGTGGATGATTCCCCCGCCTTGCTGGCCCCCCTCTGCGAACTGCTCTACGAGGACCATGAAGTCATCTTCGCCACGTCGGGGCAGGAAGCCATCGACCTGGCCCATTCCCACAATCCCGACCTGATCCTCCTGGACGTGGTGATGCCGGAGATGGACGGTTTCGAGGTCTGCAGCCGCCTCAAATCATGCCCAGGGACCCTCGATATCCCGGTGGTGTTCATCACCTCCATGGGCGAGGAAGTGGACCACCTCCAGGGGCTCAACGTGGGGGCCATCGACTACATCGAGAAACCCATCAGCCCGGAGGTCGTGAGGGTCCGGGTGAAAAACCACATCCGGGTGAAGCGCAAGCAGGACACGTTGAGGGGGCTCACCTTGCGGGACGGCCTCACGGGAATCGCCAACCGGCGCCGCTTCGACGAAGCCCTGCGGGAGGAGTGGTCCCGGGCCGCGCGCAACCAGACCCAGCTTTCGCTGATCATGCTCGACGTGGACCATTTCAAGATCTTCAACGACACCTACGGCCATGTGGCAGGAGATGATTGCCTGCGCCGGATCGCCGAGGCCCTGACGCGATCCCTCCTGAGGCCCGTGGACATGGTGGCCCGCTTCGGCGGCGAAGAATTCGTGTGCCTTCTCCCTGGCACGGATGCCGCTGGAACCCAGATGGTGGCTGAGCGCTTCCGGGAATCGGTGATCTCGATGGCCATACCGCATGAGCACTCACCCACCGAACCCGTGGTGACCATCAGCCAGGGGCTGGCCACCATGGTCCCGGTGGCCGAAGCGACGCCGGATCTCCTCCTGGTGGAGGCCGACAACCAGCTTTACGAGGCGAAGCGGAACGGCCGGAACCGGATCGAAAAGGCTATGGCTTCGGCGAAGCCGCTCTCCCGGCTCTCCGGGGAATCGCTGGGCAAGGCGCGGCCGGAGCTGCCCACTGTCTTGTTGGCGGACGACGACCAACACATGCGCGCCATCCTCGCGGGACGCCTCGCCTTCCTGCCGGCCAACGTGGAGGTGGTGGCCAGCGCGGAGGAAGCCCTGAACTTCCTCGCCCGCTCCAGGCCCCAACTGGTGCTCAGCGATGTGGTCATGCCTGGCATGGACGGCTTCAGCCTCTGCCTCAAGGTCAAGGAGAACCCGGCCCGGCGGGCCATTCCCTTCGTGCTGCTCACTTCCCTCAGCCGGAACCTTCGCGAACGCAGCGCCCTGGCGGGCGCGGACGATTTCTTGAGCAAGCTGGAGGAGGACCAGATCTTCCGGATGCGGACCCGGTTCCTGCTCGAACTGGGAACCCTGGACACGGCGGAACCAGGGGATCCGGCGGAAACGGAAAACCCGGAGGTGTTCCTTTGTTCTGCCTCCAGCACCATCCAGAAGCAGATGGAGGTCCAGCTCCTGTCCGCGAATATCCGCGTCCATCCAGCTTCCGGGCTGGAGGCCTTGATGCAGGACCTGGAACTGCGCCAGCCGGATATCCTGGTCCTGGATCTCGACCAGGATGCCGGCCAGCTTCTGGATTGCCTGGCCCGGCTGCGGAGCCGCCCCGATTTCGCCGCCCTGCCGGTGCTGCTGCTGGCCGGCAAAGGTGACGAGGACAGGATGCTCCCCCTGGAGGACTACATCACGGACCGGCTGCTCAAGCCCCTCGAAGCCCAGGAGACTCGCCACCGGATCAAACTCCTCCTCAGGCTGGCTGGCGTGCGGAAACGCGCAGGCAGAAGGAATCCATAAAAAAGGGGCCGACCCAGGGCTCTATTAATCCTTCCTCCCGCCGCTCTCCACGTGGATTTCCACGGGCATTTCCAGCATCCCGAAGAGCATCTCGCCCTTGTCCTCCACCGCTTCCAATTCGGCCCGGATGTCGCCTGCCGCCTGGAGGACCAGGCGCAGCTCATCGCCTCCGTTCTCCACGCGGAGGCTGAGCACGGACTGGCGGCGGCGGCGGTCCAGGGCATCGGCCACGCGCAGGATGGCGCACAGTTTTTCGACCACGTTCCGATGCCAGGGCTCCAGTTGGAGGAAGGCTTCGTGCTTGGCGGGGTCCGGCGCCTTGCCCCGGTGGTGGCGCACGACCTGGGAAAGGATCTCGATTTCCTCGGGCCAGAAGCCTTGCAGCGCGGCATTGCGGATCAGGTAGGCGCCATGCTTGTGGTGCCCCTTTTCGGAAATCGAGAAACCGATGTCGTGCAGCCGCGCGGCGTAGGAGAGCCACTCGCGCTCGGGATCGCCCAATTCGAAGTGCGGGCGCAGGGCGAGGAAAAGCTGGTCCGACAGTCGCTGCACGTGGAGGCTGTGGCCGGGATCCGGATCCAGGCGCGAGGCCAGCTGCTCCACCGAACCCCGGCGCCGCTCCGACAAGGGTGGAATGGCCACGCCGCCGTGCTTGAGGGCTTCCCAGACCATGCCTTCGCGCAGCCCCACGGGCAGCACCCGGACCTCGCTGGCACCCACCCATTCCAGCAGGGCCGAGGTCCAGGACGCGCCCACGTGGAGCACCTCGGCGCGCTTGGGATCCACCCCCAGTTTTTCGATCCTGTTCCTGGAATTATTCCGCCAGAGCCGCTGCCGGAACGGCCGGAGCTGTTCGGCCGTGAAGATGTAGGCGCCGCTGGCTCCGCGCCCCAGGTCCTCCAAGGTGCCGGAGGTGCCCAGCACAAGCCTTGTCTTCGACAGGTTCCTGGGCAGCCTCTTGCGCGCTTTCTTGAGCGCCTTGCGGATCAGGGCATTGACCAGCTTCAGGTCCTTGGCCGTGGGCGGGTCCGCCGTGGCGCTGGCATCCGCCAGGCGCTGCAGGCCCCATGGGATGGAGATGCTGGCCTCGATGTGGCCCAGGGCGATCCAGGTCATTTCGGTGCTGCCGCCGCCGACATCCATGAGCACCACGGGCTCTTCGGGGAAGGGGATGGCATGGCTCACAGCCTGGTGGATGAGGCGGGCCTCCTCCTCCCCGGAAATCACGCGGATGGGAATCCCGATCTTCGCGGCCTCGGCCACGAAGTCCGGGGCATTGGCCGCGTCGCGAAGGGCTGCGGTGCCGCAGGCCATCAAGGTTTCGCATTCGAACGAATCGATGATGCGCTTCATCTTCTCAAGGGCTTCCAGGCCTGCAGCGAAGGCTTCTCCGCCGATGCGGCCGCTCTTGGCGCCCCCCCGCGCCAGGCGCACCATGGCCTTTTCCCGGGCCAGCACGCGATGGCCGCCATTGCCGTCGCTCTCCACCACCACCAGGTGGA
Coding sequences within:
- a CDS encoding response regulator, with protein sequence MDAARSAEHLFAENLMLANEVQVAHQASEIAAQLVVEQFVEMERAHRRLEDMVARERGLKDRLEKLDAIVKSINQKVDFEGLLCAILEEARVIPGVETAAVLVLDPARGVFRFMASLDWETEREALEGIELTLQEAEERYVLGSVEASEDIFLVRNVTGRTAQEKMLHLGLPESMMATRIRIDGRAEAYFIFDNKQDPEAFGPDAVALMKDLQGHFVSAFIKARTTDLLKRSLRETNESRERAEVATRSKSEFLANMSHEIRTPMNAILGFAGLALKQDLNPKLRDYLEKIAASGHHLLGIINDILDFSKIEANKLELESVPFHLLDVLSQVADMFSQKAAEKDLELIVGAAPEVQDWLVGDPLRLGQVLVNLMSNAIKFTREGHIRLKVEVAGRMEGRIRLRFLVEDSGIGMTPEQMSKLFQAFSQADSSTTREFGGTGLGLSISKRLVEKMGGEFAVASRPGSGSTFTFTGVFPISQVPGSVVRKAPEDVQGLRVLVVDDSALAREMLEEQLHSFGFRATSAGSGEAALKELETKPFDLVLMDWKMPGLDGIETTRRMKDDPRLAEIPEVIMVTAFGREEVMRAAEKTGIRAFLIKPVNPSLLLDSILEVLGRQAISSMKGPDQAAVSSAEKRIAGAHVLLAEDNPINQQVAMEILESAHVRVDIASSGVEAVRMVDQKRYDAVLMDIQMPEMDGYEATAHIREKNRHADLPIIAMTAHAIAGYREECLAAGMNDYLTKPIEPQRLYETLALWIQEGARQLGEGVDARPVADPGTCAAPARPPTTRFCPPSLEPLLPLMDVSQAMGRMNGKEALLLGILQGFVAELPRPEEAIARAVEAGDADAGFRRAHTLKGVAANLALAQVAEAAGELEGLLRTGSCEGCAEPLARLDEAMAGFRELAGPLLALRPPTVAPEGKSGEADPRRVLQLLLELDALLKKNSYEAKASLARLGPILLAEGTQESLDSIQAHVARMDFRGAREALQPLIDAWRLSAASPEPAPTDPPAR
- a CDS encoding hydrogenase maturation protease, whose protein sequence is MKRIICIGNAFQDGDSAGARVLARLAEAGLPEDVEVVDGGLRDLDLLGLVEGSERVAFVDAVSGFAPPGAVIQLEGASLGKAGVDVFGHGGGFSYFLGALPGLLGTPVPYCLVGLESPFTEGSIEVAARCALAFASQPPAACSGAPGPERW
- a CDS encoding nickel-dependent hydrogenase large subunit is translated as MVTINAPLNRVEGDLDVTAEITDGAVSDAWCSGTMYRGIEKILIGRGPMDGLVITPRICGICSTSHLTAAAKALDCITGTEPPPDAVRMRNVLLMAEHIQSDLRHTFLTFTADFTNPAHAGMDGYAEAVKRYEPLKGETVLEVMRETSKLLEIIAIIGGQWPHSSFMVPGGIVSAPSARNRQQCRMILRHFREWYERRILGCPIERIQELGSSADLDALLEQVSSGRNSDLGCFAAFSRSLGLQGIGRGPGAFLCYGALELPNGTAVKGAQEGPFLIPAGFARNGQSVGFDQVHVAEHVAHSWYEDYEGGLHPAIGETRPYASGYEAGKYSWAKAPRYDGCPAETGPLAEMVMAGRPLFKDLLAQSGPSAFVRQLARLLRPAWLIPALDAWLAEVSGEEGFYKSPEGIQDGEGFGLTQASRGALGHWLRIRNGAIDHYQIISPTGWNASPRDSAGIRGPIEEALLGTPVADPENPVELGFVVRSFDVCLVCTVHALHRGGRSTLRTMRP
- a CDS encoding response regulator — protein: MSIDAPVPNQRGRVLVVDDSPALLAPLCELLYEDHEVIFATSGQEAIDLAHSHNPDLILLDVVMPEMDGFEVCSRLKSCPGTLDIPVVFITSMGEEVDHLQGLNVGAIDYIEKPISPEVVRVRVKNHIRVKRKQDTLRGLTLRDGLTGIANRRRFDEALREEWSRAARNQTQLSLIMLDVDHFKIFNDTYGHVAGDDCLRRIAEALTRSLLRPVDMVARFGGEEFVCLLPGTDAAGTQMVAERFRESVISMAIPHEHSPTEPVVTISQGLATMVPVAEATPDLLLVEADNQLYEAKRNGRNRIEKAMASAKPLSRLSGESLGKARPELPTVLLADDDQHMRAILAGRLAFLPANVEVVASAEEALNFLARSRPQLVLSDVVMPGMDGFSLCLKVKENPARRAIPFVLLTSLSRNLRERSALAGADDFLSKLEEDQIFRMRTRFLLELGTLDTAEPGDPAETENPEVFLCSASSTIQKQMEVQLLSANIRVHPASGLEALMQDLELRQPDILVLDLDQDAGQLLDCLARLRSRPDFAALPVLLLAGKGDEDRMLPLEDYITDRLLKPLEAQETRHRIKLLLRLAGVRKRAGRRNP
- a CDS encoding Ppx/GppA family phosphatase; this encodes MRISAIDVGSNSIHLVVVESDGNGGHRVLAREKAMVRLARGGAKSGRIGGEAFAAGLEALEKMKRIIDSFECETLMACGTAALRDAANAPDFVAEAAKIGIPIRVISGEEEARLIHQAVSHAIPFPEEPVVLMDVGGGSTEMTWIALGHIEASISIPWGLQRLADASATADPPTAKDLKLVNALIRKALKKARKRLPRNLSKTRLVLGTSGTLEDLGRGASGAYIFTAEQLRPFRQRLWRNNSRNRIEKLGVDPKRAEVLHVGASWTSALLEWVGASEVRVLPVGLREGMVWEALKHGGVAIPPLSERRRGSVEQLASRLDPDPGHSLHVQRLSDQLFLALRPHFELGDPEREWLSYAARLHDIGFSISEKGHHKHGAYLIRNAALQGFWPEEIEILSQVVRHHRGKAPDPAKHEAFLQLEPWHRNVVEKLCAILRVADALDRRRRQSVLSLRVENGGDELRLVLQAAGDIRAELEAVEDKGEMLFGMLEMPVEIHVESGGRKD